The Mucilaginibacter yixingensis genome window below encodes:
- a CDS encoding Pls/PosA family non-ribosomal peptide synthetase, giving the protein MNTQSLLRGAARPDLIKPETLASLIRQSADHYKNKTALIFGDAHLTYAELDRWSDRIAAFIAQQDIGNGQAIGVWHTRGLELHAVILGIAKSGAAYVPLDREMPEERLQTVMQEVGASACFSDGSPTLNCLVFKVPRFPKADDEFEVPSGPQPDDRAYVLYTSGSTGKPKGIPILHRNICHLIRSEQSVINIQPEDKVYQGFSVSFDMWCEETWISLLAGATIWVADATTAKSVDELSDILRSNQITILHAVPSLLAVMDDNIPTLRMVNAGGEACTPAVLNRWSKPGKNTFYNSYGPTETTVTSTMAPLHPGDAISIGGPLPNYDLAVVDDDFNLLDYGQQGQLVISGPGVCEGYVNRPELTHEKFLHKPATLNAMNGDTIYLSGDAVVMQADGRIDFHGRLDDQVKLRGYRIELGEIEVKLSELPGVSAAAVALKKDAAGQDQMAGFVTLKPGATFTEHDARTALSAVLPAYMVPLAIVVLDAMPRLSSGKIDRKSLPVPELFLQMEAREPLAIDPNAPLAERVMAALSNVFPGRKISPEMDFFNDLGGHSLLAASFTSMLRQQAAVEHASLKDVYTQRPLAKLIDTWEQAAGQKEATEQEQPIFNKIPPLRYFLCGLAQGVSLLFIYSLFAIQIFVPYLGYYYVVARTESGRTDRGIAVVVALLLYCVVPPFISFLGIGLKWLLLGKVKEGDHPLWGWYYFRYWLVKRVLDLAPAQFMNGTPIYPIYLRLLGTKVAKDAQLSAITIGAHDLAEIGSDASLSSGVVLDNVTVERGLIRFSKITVGDHAYIGSNAVISGGSHVKAWGELQDLSHLSAGQVIAEREVWKGSPAEKIHVAAEHELPQPLAASQIRTGKYGALYTLLLVIFPVVVLLPLLPVIEILNYLDLQAPDYNFNYFIHVPLLTLLYIVLYALETVALSRLLVWGIKPGVYPIYSKTYVRKWLSDQLIAVALIVLHPIYATVFISFFFRLLGAKIGKNTEISTASNVTHTMLEIGDESFIADAVTLGEEDIRGQRLILNRTRIGNSSFVGNSALIPQGYQLGDNMLIGVLSVPPTAAQLAAQPAGDWFGSPAIALPKRQSSGNYPASLTTKPSWQRKLARGLVETIRIILPETVVICCSVLFIAYCHDLVKDRTALQVLMQMPKLPFYYLFYMGMPALLITAIIKWATVGVYKASQKPMWTHHVWRSEAITTTYEALAVPFMLDFLKGTPFLPIALRLFGVRIGKRVWLDTTDITEYDMVTIGDDAALNEDCGPQTHLFEDRVMKIGSVHIGARTSIGTRTIILYDSVIGDDVTLKPLSLVMKGEQLAPGTQWEGSPVRPAAKSKTVAVKSAENLNVLADTQEAKLAAPSNLCLL; this is encoded by the coding sequence TCGGCCTGTTTTAGTGATGGCAGCCCAACACTCAACTGCCTTGTTTTTAAAGTACCCCGTTTCCCTAAGGCTGATGATGAGTTTGAAGTCCCTTCCGGCCCACAACCTGATGATCGTGCTTACGTACTTTATACATCGGGCAGTACAGGTAAACCCAAAGGCATTCCTATCCTGCACCGCAATATTTGTCACCTCATCAGGTCAGAGCAAAGTGTAATCAACATACAGCCTGAAGACAAAGTATACCAGGGCTTCTCAGTTTCTTTTGATATGTGGTGCGAAGAAACCTGGATTAGCCTGCTGGCCGGAGCCACCATTTGGGTGGCCGATGCCACTACTGCCAAATCTGTAGATGAACTGAGCGATATACTGCGCAGCAATCAGATCACCATATTACATGCTGTACCCAGCCTGCTGGCCGTGATGGACGACAACATCCCCACCCTGCGTATGGTAAACGCCGGTGGCGAGGCCTGCACACCTGCTGTATTGAACCGCTGGAGTAAGCCCGGGAAAAACACATTTTACAACAGCTATGGCCCTACCGAAACCACGGTAACCAGCACCATGGCCCCCCTTCATCCTGGCGATGCCATTAGCATTGGCGGGCCACTGCCTAACTATGATCTGGCGGTGGTTGATGACGATTTTAATTTGCTCGATTACGGCCAACAGGGTCAATTGGTAATTTCTGGTCCCGGCGTGTGCGAGGGCTATGTAAATCGTCCTGAGCTTACCCATGAAAAATTTCTGCACAAACCCGCCACGCTGAACGCCATGAATGGCGATACCATTTACCTGAGCGGTGATGCCGTGGTAATGCAAGCCGATGGCCGCATTGATTTCCACGGCCGCCTGGATGACCAGGTGAAACTGCGCGGCTACCGTATTGAACTGGGCGAGATAGAAGTAAAACTGAGCGAGCTACCGGGCGTATCGGCAGCTGCCGTAGCTTTAAAGAAAGACGCCGCCGGACAAGACCAAATGGCCGGTTTTGTTACCCTGAAGCCCGGTGCTACTTTTACCGAGCACGATGCACGCACCGCACTGTCTGCCGTTCTACCTGCTTACATGGTGCCGCTGGCTATTGTGGTGCTGGATGCCATGCCTCGTTTATCCAGCGGGAAGATTGACCGTAAATCATTACCTGTGCCCGAGCTCTTCCTGCAAATGGAAGCTCGTGAGCCCTTGGCAATAGACCCTAATGCGCCATTGGCCGAACGGGTGATGGCGGCATTATCTAATGTTTTCCCCGGCAGGAAGATTTCGCCGGAGATGGATTTCTTTAATGACCTTGGCGGGCACTCACTGCTGGCGGCATCTTTTACATCGATGTTGCGTCAGCAAGCCGCTGTTGAACATGCATCGCTTAAAGATGTTTATACCCAACGCCCGCTGGCTAAACTCATAGATACCTGGGAGCAAGCTGCCGGACAGAAAGAGGCGACCGAACAAGAACAACCAATCTTTAACAAGATCCCGCCGTTGCGTTATTTTCTTTGCGGGCTGGCGCAGGGCGTATCTTTACTGTTTATCTACAGCTTGTTTGCCATCCAGATATTTGTGCCTTACCTGGGCTACTACTACGTGGTTGCCCGTACAGAATCAGGACGTACAGATCGTGGCATAGCCGTTGTTGTAGCCCTGCTGCTGTATTGTGTGGTGCCTCCGTTTATTTCGTTCCTGGGCATCGGCCTTAAATGGTTGCTGCTGGGCAAAGTAAAAGAGGGCGATCATCCGTTGTGGGGCTGGTATTACTTCCGCTACTGGCTCGTAAAACGCGTGTTAGACCTGGCACCTGCCCAGTTTATGAACGGTACGCCCATTTATCCTATTTACCTGCGCCTATTGGGTACAAAAGTGGCTAAAGATGCACAACTGAGCGCCATTACCATTGGCGCGCATGATTTGGCCGAGATTGGCTCCGATGCCAGCCTGAGCTCTGGCGTGGTGCTGGACAATGTTACGGTAGAGCGGGGCCTGATCCGTTTTAGCAAGATCACTGTTGGCGATCATGCTTACATCGGCAGTAACGCGGTGATCTCTGGCGGTAGCCACGTAAAAGCCTGGGGCGAGCTGCAAGATCTGAGTCACCTATCAGCCGGACAGGTAATTGCCGAGCGTGAGGTTTGGAAAGGTAGCCCGGCGGAAAAAATCCACGTTGCTGCCGAGCACGAGTTACCGCAACCACTGGCAGCATCACAGATCAGGACCGGCAAATATGGCGCGCTCTATACATTGCTGCTGGTTATCTTCCCAGTAGTGGTACTATTACCATTGCTCCCTGTTATTGAGATATTGAACTACCTGGATTTACAGGCGCCCGACTATAACTTTAACTATTTTATCCATGTACCGCTGCTTACCTTGCTGTACATTGTACTGTACGCACTGGAAACCGTGGCGCTATCGCGCTTGTTGGTCTGGGGTATTAAACCGGGCGTTTATCCTATCTACAGCAAAACTTATGTACGCAAATGGCTGTCAGACCAGTTAATTGCCGTGGCGCTTATTGTGCTGCACCCCATTTATGCTACTGTGTTTATTTCGTTCTTCTTCCGTTTACTGGGCGCCAAAATTGGTAAGAATACAGAAATCTCTACCGCCAGCAACGTAACCCATACCATGTTGGAGATTGGCGACGAAAGCTTTATTGCCGACGCCGTAACCCTGGGCGAAGAGGATATCCGCGGACAGCGCCTTATCCTCAACCGTACCAGAATTGGCAACAGCAGCTTTGTGGGCAACAGTGCGCTCATCCCGCAAGGGTATCAGTTAGGCGATAACATGCTCATCGGTGTGTTGTCTGTACCTCCTACTGCGGCACAACTGGCGGCTCAGCCTGCCGGCGATTGGTTTGGCTCGCCAGCCATTGCGTTGCCTAAGCGTCAAAGCAGTGGCAACTATCCGGCATCATTAACCACCAAACCCAGCTGGCAGCGCAAACTGGCGCGCGGACTGGTAGAAACCATCCGTATTATATTGCCAGAAACGGTGGTGATCTGTTGTAGCGTATTGTTCATCGCTTATTGTCACGATTTGGTGAAAGACCGCACCGCGCTGCAAGTGTTAATGCAAATGCCTAAGCTGCCGTTCTACTACCTGTTTTATATGGGTATGCCGGCATTACTTATTACCGCTATTATTAAATGGGCTACCGTGGGCGTTTACAAAGCCAGCCAGAAACCGATGTGGACACACCACGTTTGGCGCAGCGAGGCCATTACCACCACTTATGAAGCGCTGGCCGTTCCCTTTATGCTCGACTTTTTGAAAGGCACCCCGTTCTTACCCATCGCCCTGCGCTTGTTCGGTGTAAGAATTGGTAAACGCGTTTGGCTGGACACTACCGATATTACCGAGTATGACATGGTAACCATTGGCGATGACGCTGCCCTGAACGAAGACTGCGGTCCGCAAACTCACTTGTTTGAGGACAGGGTGATGAAGATTGGCTCCGTACATATTGGCGCACGCACCAGCATTGGCACACGCACCATTATATTATACGATAGCGTTATTGGCGATGATGTGACTCTGAAACCGCTCTCGCTGGTAATGAAAGGCGAACAGCTGGCCCCAGGCACCCAATGGGAAGGCAGCCCCGTTAGACCAGCCGCTAAGTCTAAAACAGTAGCTGTAAAAAGCGCTGAAAACTTGAATGTACTTGCAGATACGCAGGAGGCAAAGCTGGCAGCACCAAGCAATCTTTGTTTGCTATAA